The segment cccagctattcccagtctttattcatgcctaatttgatggtgtccagtttgcaaattaattctagttctgcagtttcttgttgaagtccgtttttgaagggttttattaaaaaagCTGGGGGCAGCTCCAGAGCATCCATGTTCCCAGGACCAGGGAAGACCCAAGGGGCAGAGGTGTGGGACCTCAATGTATGTGACCGTAGCTGCCCACGCAACCCTCAAGTTTGGGACCAAACCCATTAAACAGAATGATAATAAAGGAACTTGTTGTCATTGAGGGGATCCATGCAGATATTTCCTTCTCCAGAACCCTCTCTCCTGCTCAGTTTCCAATAGGGTTAAATTATCTTAGCCATAGGAGTAATATTTAAGAAGTGAACTGAGTTTTAAAtatagctggtcaaaaaatggttgggagagagacagagagaaaagcaTTTTGATTATTTGGTGGAAATTCAAATACAAAACATTCTCCATTTCCAGGTGAGAAGTCCATGAAAAAACTtagcaaaaaaataaatttggTTGGAAGCCCAGTTAGATATCAAAGCCAGTTTGAACTAGCcttaattttaaaatctaaatgtttcTTTTAGTACTGATTAGAGCAGTTAGTGGAGCTTTCCCCCTCCACAAATGACCATCATCAGTTTCAATGGCAAATTCTCTCTAAAAAGTTGTGTTTCTAGGTCACATATTCCCAAACAATTTGACTGCTTTTCTGAGACTAACGCATTTACTTTTTTTGGTCGCATAGTGAAACTTCATGGAAGAAGCCTCAAAATGAGTTACGTTAGGAAAAAGCAGCTACCTAGACATTACAAAAATACTGTTACACAAGAAAGTCACTGCACAAAAATGGTTTTCAATTCTGTATGTCAAGTCCTAAGAAGGAGAAGATCCCCATCTCTTCACAAACTCATTTGGATGATTTGGAGTCAGAACAAGTTCAGAAGGCTGGGCAGTAGACAACATAATGCCATTATTTAAAGGAAAGAAACAACTAGGAAATGAAATACAAGATAAACATCAGTTGTACTGAAATTCTTGGAAATTATTTTACGGCATCAAAgagaacatttggaaagattAGTTTAAAGACAGGCAATAAAGCTTTGAGAAAGAAACACAATACGCTAAGATTACATGAGGGAATATTACTGACTCAAGCCAAAATGGATCTCTCACTTTGTGGAAAGCATTTGCCAGATTACTACAGAGGAGATTTAAGTCTGAGGTGCCTTGTCCTGGAACAAGTGCACAGCTGGTACATGGTTCTGAAGCCCAACTAAAGAGCAGGAAATTAACAGTACGggtaatgtaatttttttttggtgggggggggaggcgacgATTGTTAAGTGCTGGGAATACCAGATTAACATGTTTTATATTAACAGATCTAAAATGGTCTGATTTGTAAGCAGAGGAAGATAATTCCAATTTTAGTACTACCGTACCACTGATTTGGGGAAAAGGATGCAGTTCAAAACATGAGAGTTTCTTTatagggggtttcaaagaggatggctctagactgttctcagtggtagcagatgacagaacgaggagtaatggtctcaagttgcagttgggggaggtttaggttggatattaggaaaaactttttcactaggagggtggtgaaacactggaacgcattacctagggaggtggtggaatctccttccttagaagtttttaaggtcaggcttgacaaagccctggctgggatgatttagttgcggattggtcctgctttgagcagggggttggactagatgacctcctgaggtcccttccaaccctgatattttatatATTAGAAATTGGACTCAAAATACAGTGAAAATGTAGCAGTCTCCTTCATTAGCTAACTGCACATTAGACAACTTTTCATGGAATCCATGCAAAGCTTTTGTACCTCTTTCAGAACATATTTTTGTATGCATGCAACTAATATACACAGGAGGGATCGGGTAGGCAAAGGTTCAATCCTTCAATTAAGCATCAAaagctgagggggaaaaaacaatgccAAGGAAAATGGGTGAAATGTTACAGAAAAGGAAACTATGTCCAGACAAGTACTGCTGTTGTCCCCACTGATTTTTCAACTAGTAACCTCTTCCAGACACACCACCACTAGGAATACAATCCAGCACCAGGGGTTCCACCAGGTTTCCATTCTCTCTGCAGGTTTCAAGCTGTATGCTctttttaggctatgtctacaatacCAGCAAGGGGTATGATTCCCCAGCTCACGTACACATTCACAGTAGCTTGAGGAGAGCTAGCACGAGTATAAATAGTAGCGTCACTGTGGTACGATGGGCAGCAACAACACAGTTTAGCTAGTATGTACCCACTCTTTTCAGGAATGCTTATACTCTTCATGGCAAGCCATGCCCGACACTGCCTGTCTGGCTGCAGTAAGGTTACTATTTATATGTGCACTAGCGCTCATCAAGCTACTGCAGGTATATGTATGCAAGCTGGGGAATCATACTCCTAGCTCAAGATGCAGCCTTCAGTCCATTACACTGTAAAGCCCCAGGTTAGAAAGACCACGCATTCTACGAGCGTCTTATGCAAGGATCTCTCTGGATTTTTGTCATTTCTGCTCTGTGGAGAGATTATTGAGGAGAGTGGAGGGATTTGTAAGGCTAAGGTAACAAGAGAGTATAAAGACCAAGATGAGGGAAAAACAGCAGAAGGTTTTCCCCAGTTCCCAAACATTTGGATGCTATCTGGCCCGAATTTTCAAATCTTTTACGTTGCTGGCCCTTCACAGACAAATATCACTATATCTAACTAGCTCTGGAAAAGTTACAGCATTACCTCTGGCTACATTTCTGCTCCCAAAGGGCAGTCAGAAATAGTTGCaacaaaaactaaaataatttctaaataaaattaaGGTTATAGAGAGAAACAATGATGAAAAAACAACTCTACCCTCTGATTAGATCTGTGTGTTCCAAGGGACAATGTCAACGTGAAATCTACTCtattttttgacaggtttcagagtaacagccgtgttagtctgtattcgcaaaaagaaaaggagtacttgtggcaccaatttatttgagcatgagctcttgagctgtagctcacgaaagctcatgctcaaataaattggttagtctctaaggtgctacaagtactccttttctattttttgaAGTAGTTTCAATAATGTACCTGCCCCATAATTCCCCTGCTGGGTTTTACAAACCACAACCTCCCGCCATTGGTATGCCGTCCCCTCTGCCCCTagctgccccccacctccacccccagcaaCAGGGGAAAATGACTGTATACAAAGTATTTTCAAATGAGCCAACTGGAAGATTTCCCCCTCCCTTATAATCTAGTTCAGGTACAGTAATCTTTGGGCATTGCTTGTAACTCTAGTAGATACAAATTATgacaaagtaatttttttttaattgatggtGTCCATTTGAACATGTTTTTCATTTAGAGTATGGAGGTTTTACCACTACACATAAAGTATCATTTCAGCTCTCGACTACCTGCAGCAAATTTGACTCCAAACCACCAGGTCCACGGCATGATTGAGTGATGCAAGACATGCAGGAATGTAATCTGGCCCTCTTTCTTTCGCAAAACAAAAAAGATCTGAAATAGTTTTAAGAATAAGAGATTAGAAAAGTCACATGTGAAAGTAGTTTGCAGTTAGTTGTACGCACAAACATAGGTTGCTCAATACAGTACATTAAAATTCTTTGCACTTATGCTCATTTTATGTATGTGGAAATTGAGTGACAGATTGAGGGGctaattttcaaaggcactgaaTAATCTAAACTTCTGCTACAAATAATGCAAGCTGCAGAAGACCAGCATTTCTGATTAATCATCAGTTCAGATGTCTCAACTCCTAGCTCTATGCTCAAGCCACTAGACCACAACCACCTCTCCTAGGACTCTTCATCCACACTATTACAAAACTGTCTATACAAGATATTTCCAAAAAATATTCATACTGGTTCACTGTTTCATCACTGTAGAGagggtctgaaaatcaggcccggGTACCCCCACCATGCTTCAATTTCTGATCTGTATTAGGGTTATAATGGTATTCACCTTTTTAAAgtctttgagatctatgaatgagAAACATTAAGTTCAAAATGGAATTGATGTGAAGCATGTAGGCAAGGTTTAGAAAGAACTGTAAGCAAAAGAAGTGTGGCTTTCAACATATTTAGCAAGGAAGTCAATTCCAGATGCAGCAATCTAAATCAAAGTGACATCCGTTTTATGGTGGCTAATTACTGGGAAGGAACTTAAGAGGCCAAGACCTAGGAATGAGAGTGTGCAGGATGAAGAGGTGGATCTGAACTCAGAGGGTTGAATGAAATAAATCCATATAGAGTCCTGAAAGCCAGAAAAGGCACTTAATACATTCAGGGATGGCTATGAAGCCAGTGCAAGTGATGGAGGATGCAGGAAAGATGGCCCCAATTCCAGGACCGAACTGTCCAGCCAGAGTATTTTAGACCTCTTGAAGTTTGAGTATAACAGGTTGAGAAGAGTATCGGAGGCAACTGAAAAGACAGGATGATTTAAAGATCTGAATTTAAGGCACAGAAGAGGTACACAGAAGGCAGAAAAGATTAAATCAGAACCATCATGTAACTAAAGAAAGACTATCTAGCGCTTGACATgttaaaagcactacagagacaATAACTGCCCAAAGATGTGAAGAGGAAGGTGGGATAGTATTGAGAGGGTTGAACGTGGATATTCTCTATGGACATAGTGCTGCCATAGTAAATGTCCATCAATCTGCTGAGGAAAACTGTTAAGGGAGAAAAGGGCAAAAACATTCTAAAAGCAGAATCCAATAGATGGGAATAAATGTGGGAATGAGAAGAGCAGAGTCAGATGGCAAGAGCAGATAGAAGATGGCACCCAGAAAGAGGGGAATAGAGTGGTCAGATGTGACAGAGAAAACATACATACAAAACTGTTTTCATATGGCTAGAAACAGTAAATTAAGCAGCACAATAGTAACATGTTAGAATGTTGCCAAAGTTCCAAACAATTAAACTTCCACAATCAAACTAAAAAGAAGCTGAgatataggtacctaaataatGAGAAGGCACAAGGGCAACTATACAACTAGAAAGATTCAGAAGAAGAAAATAACTTTTCAGGTCCAGGACTAATTCAAGGTCACCAGTCAGTAGATAGTAGAGATGACAGGAAGGTCACTCAACTTCCTTTTCCAGCATTCCTGGTCCCTCCAACAGGAGATCGGAGATCTAGTGAGTTGGGCCTTAGAAACAGTCCAGAGTGGTCAGGCTAACATTGTGTTATTACTCATGACTGCCAGGATGGGTACTTTAAATTGAGGCAGGTGGCTACTGTCGGCTATGCCATACCCCTAACTGCCAACGTTTGAGAAACAGGATGGAAAGTTGTTGGGGAGGAAGTGGAGGAAGACTTGAAGTATAACCAGCACTTGTTTCCAGCCCACCTACCCTAACAGAGTATTTCCCAGGACAGTTTAAAAGAGACATACCATGCTATCATTTTTAGAGACTTCCCCTTGTAACTAATGGGGAGATATGCTTAAAAGTTTGTGGTACAGAAATGCCTGAAACATTTCTCCGCTCTCACTGTTCTCCATTACTAACGGATTTTGTTGATTGAATATATGAGGTCTGATTAGTAAGCAAACAGAGTAAAACTACTGTGTGATCCAACTGCTATAAACACCAGTGTCCTTTTTTCTCTATGGAGATCACAGTATTTTTACCAAGTTGAGTCACTACATACTTACAGTGTCTAATAATTCAATGAATTTGGAGAAGTAGTACAGCCAACAAGTCCGAACCATCTAAGAAATCCAAAAAATACACAGGGTCAAGTCTAATGAAGTCATTAGAACATCAGTCTAATTTTTgttggttttctttaaaaacaaggaAGCAAAACAAATGCCTTTTCAGCATCAGGGAACTTTAAAATGTTGAACTGAATAAGCGAACACACtggataaataaaaatattttttttttaaataaaccatttTAATGAAATCTGAATGTCACACAAGATATGTCAAGTCAACACTTCATATAACttcttaaaatatttgaataaaaaaaaataaatatgctgaatccatgagTCTCTATCAAAACCTTTGAGTTAAAAGCTGCTTTTCCATAAAAAGAAACAATCTGGGGAAAAACATTTGattttgaggtcaagctttataaatatggcacaatacATCATGTAATGTATAAAGGGCTTGTTTTGTTTACAAACTTATGTACTCCTAGGTAGAAAGAGATATATCAAATCTAGCATAAAGgttctatttagttgtaaatcaacatgttttaaggGTTACATGAAGCAATGAAAATGTACCTTTAGAAAACAACTGAAGAACAAATAGAAAAGTTGATTAATATTGAAGATTTAAATCAAGGcttccacttggtgatttaagTCACTGATTTAAAATCAAACCACCTTGCTAGCACAGGTTGCCTCCAACATCCCTTTCATCACCCTTTATAGTCACTTACATACTCTTCATTACGCATCAAGGCATTTTCATTaaaagcatttcaaaaatataaagttaATGTAGCATAACAATTAGCTTCATTTGGTTACTTACTCTCAGAGCTGTAGGTGACCTGGAGTAGTCAACAAGGTCACATCGGAACGAATAACCTGTGGCCCAACCAGACATAAGAAACTGTAacaaggagaagggggagaggagagatttAGTTGATCACTTGAGAAAATTCATTAATTTCAGTTGACCTTAATAATCATGTAATGATTAAAAAAAGCCTGTGAATTCAGTCAGCTTGTCAGCTATTATCTACTTCAATGTGGGATGGCAACACTATAAAAAACTCTGTTGCTGTAGCACTGTAGAGAGATTTGAATCTCATAACTTGACAATATGGATGAGAAACCCAACTATACCCACTTCAGGGTACCTAACCCTCAGTGCCACAAGAGAAGAAATAGTTGCTCCCCTGAACAGACTTTAGATCAGTGTCTCTCTTCCCGCTATGGGAAGCAGGTGATTGAAACAAAAACTATCCCAAAAAAGTGAGTATTGGTATTGAATCCAGGCATTTCAATACAtaagacacttttaaaaaaaagggtcAAGTACTAACACAGAACCACACTTTTATTATTTAGAAGTTAAGTAATTCAATTCTTCATAGATTTTCTACAAATGGAAACACAGTATATGCAGGACCAGGGAATTCAGCTAATTAAGTCTTTGTATTACAATTTAGCCCATTCACCATGTATTTGTGACTGACCAAcagtgtaataaaataatatcacACCATGATGAGGAAATCCTAACAACAAGAATTAACATCCAAAGCGTTTTGGGCTCATTAGAAGTTACTATGTCCACATAGAATTAGAACTGCAATTTTTATGTTTGCCAGAGGTCCCCTATGCACTTAATGATTTTGGCCAATTCACATGCCAGGTTGAACTGCACATAGTTTCTTAGATCTATTTGCAACAAGTCCATAAAGGGGGACAAAAAGACCATAAAAGACAATCCAAAAAAAGTTTTAACCAAAGTAAATAATGTTCTGCCATGGGTTTTCCCCACCTCCATTTACAACATCCAGCTGAACTTTAGTGTATACACATACAACCTCTGTTTCAGCAACTGTTTTAATGAGTTTGATTGTCTGTAGCCCACAGAAGGGGCTTGAGGCTAGAGAAGAATCAGCACTGGACTTCTTTTATTTGGTACCATAAGTATCTCCATTTCTTGTCAAAAATATTTACTCTGTGATGCAAGTTAGACTATAACTGTCAGAAGAAATGGGGAGCTGTCTTCAGATCACATGCAGATGTACAGTATCAATGGATTGTAAGAGGCGTCACATCTAATACTCCTTCTATTACTATATTAAAACTCAGCCAAGAGTAGCACTGTAAATATTATATTTCATTTGCgtcttctctcttcctctcccaccccaaatcccagccaatactataaaaactccacttGTGTTGAATGAGTATTCGTTAATTAATCATAATTATCCATGCATGATTAACAGGAAACCAAGTTTTCCTGGTAGGTGAAGAGTTGTAGTTTCAATCAAACATCACTTGAATAAGACAATTAAAAGATTATCCATTTAACAAAATCAGACGCCGAAACCAACAGGATTTCAAACATTGTAAGTGAACATAATCCCAACACACCCACAAAATGGCTTATATCCAATCTGGTATACAGTATCTGTGCATtcttttgcagcattttaaataaaGGCTTAATGATCGGCAAATCAAATATGTTAGCGTCAAAAGTGAAAGAGGcaagtgtttatttttttaaatactcctAAAAAAGCACAATACTAACAAGATCTGTAGAAGCAGGAAGTGCAAAAGGAAAGCATGCTTTTCATCCTTCTTTGCATTTACGGTATTTGCACAACAATTATTAGCCAATGCAtcagtttctttttaaacaacaaatGTAAAGATCTTGGAGCactgtttttaaaagcaaaagctcAGTCTAATCCATTATGAAGGTTATGGGAACTGGGTCAACTGAAGTACAGCCAATTTGGCAGCAGTATCTGAACAATTCCCTAACCAGTATGCCAAAGATGAAAATAGCTACCACAATAGTGTTGTTTCAGCTGGCCAGTTGTAGAAAACTATCAGGCAGCTGCTTGTAGTATTGCTGAGTATCCACACTGTTTATTGCAACAGTGTCCCAATTTAGTCTCTTTAGACACTTAAAGAAATGCCAGTTTAAGAGTTAACTCTAAATGACTATGTGTAGGTGCACACCATGTACatataataatttattttctcGATCATTAAACCCAATGCATCTCACTTGATCACGGTCtaataaaaatgttcttttctccTAAAAAGCCTGGCTTTTTGTTGAGCCACAAgttgagggggggaaaaacaacacCCCAGAACTCTTCTAGGaaagattttattaattattctAAAAACCTTGTTTTATATGGATTGAGACCCTAGACTAAATTTTGTAAATAGAAGTATCATTTACAACATTAGGAAAGTGTGATTGTGCAATCTGAAAACCAAAAACTAATTGAAGAGGATCTTGCACGTAAATATTCCCTGTGCAGTGTGAAAGATGTCAACATATTCTATCATGTGGCAGCCAAAAAAGTAAAAGACTATAAACAAAGCATGCAACCTGCCAGTCTAGTTCAACTTTCCTCACCCAAAGAAGTTCAAAAACTAACCATCTAAATACTTTCCAGACTTTAAagccggggttctcaaactgggggttgggacccctcagggagtcacaaggttatgacatggggggtcgtgagatgtcagcctccactccaaaccctgctttgcctccaacatttatattggtgttaaatatattaaaaagtgtttttaatttataagggggtgggggggggtcgtACTTAGAGGCTTTCTatgtaaaaggggtcaccagggacaaaagtttaagaaccactgttttaaagtGTTCTATTATGGTCTTTCTAATATAAAATATACAATCACCCTCTTGACTGTGTTCAACTTTCATTTACAGTCATTGTTAAATTTCTTTTTTGTGTCTAACTATATCTGTAATTAGAGGTTCTCTCTAATCTATTATGCTAAATGTTGCTATTACCATATCCAAAAAATTACATAATAGTAGCTGAGCTAGCTGAAGTTAAAAAAGTATTTATAGAAAAATACTTACTTCATAAGTCATATACACTGAAAGGGCTACTACACCAAAATTGTAAAATGCCATTATTTGCCTGAGTTCAAAAGGTTTTCTGTTTTCCATGAGTTTTGGTCCCAAAGAAGTGACAAAATAAACATAGGCTCCAATGATAATAGTCTGTGGCACAGGTGAAGACATGAGTAGGAAGCCTTCCACTCTTGGATCTAGAAGAAGGGGAAAAGTCACAGGTATTTCATAATGCTTTTTACATCTACATTAACTTAACAAGGATATTCTTTTCTTAAATTCCTGATTAAATttgattaaattattttcttaaattgTTTCTGCTTTCACTGCTCAGGTT is part of the Caretta caretta isolate rCarCar2 chromosome 5, rCarCar1.hap1, whole genome shotgun sequence genome and harbors:
- the ELOVL7 gene encoding very long chain fatty acid elongase 7 isoform X2 — translated: MAFSNLTSKAALLYDEWIKDPRVEGFLLMSSPVPQTIIIGAYVYFVTSLGPKLMENRKPFELRQIMAFYNFGVVALSVYMTYEFLMSGWATGYSFRCDLVDYSRSPTALRMVRTCWLYYFSKFIELLDTIFFVLRKKEGQITFLHVLHHSIMPWTWWFGVKFAAGGLGTFHALLNCVVHVIMYSYYGLCSLGPAYYKYLWWKKHMTTIQLVQFLMVTVHIGQIYFMDDCPYQYPVFIFIIWLYGSVFLILFLHFWYHAYTRGQRPPKTMKNGISKSKDH
- the ELOVL7 gene encoding very long chain fatty acid elongase 7 isoform X1; translated protein: MAFSNLTSKAALLYDEWIKGADPRVEGFLLMSSPVPQTIIIGAYVYFVTSLGPKLMENRKPFELRQIMAFYNFGVVALSVYMTYEFLMSGWATGYSFRCDLVDYSRSPTALRMVRTCWLYYFSKFIELLDTIFFVLRKKEGQITFLHVLHHSIMPWTWWFGVKFAAGGLGTFHALLNCVVHVIMYSYYGLCSLGPAYYKYLWWKKHMTTIQLVQFLMVTVHIGQIYFMDDCPYQYPVFIFIIWLYGSVFLILFLHFWYHAYTRGQRPPKTMKNGISKSKDH